In Cryptomeria japonica unplaced genomic scaffold, Sugi_1.0 HiC_scaffold_118, whole genome shotgun sequence, one DNA window encodes the following:
- the LOC131865758 gene encoding scarecrow-like protein 18 produces MPVDNGIPLSILDYSFNETDCSEQIQYLPIAMEDTFGLSDRDKFPSGKEMNIESQFAANKQKINVSNNGIAPLSMSDYSLMSLPCESDGTELGQYLTVDNTFELRKHEMFPFGEELKGQNSFHIFPLNEELINNCTMSGQLNENYHSGNSQTLNDISVPGEQYRDEMLPNKDILLSKEILNWEGSESVSVCAKDSSDHKDMNGEEEKGPELVQLLLESAQMIGEGKYDHAVGLVSKCQNSSCQLGNPTQRLSNYMCSALQDRIKRQTQGMLNNGAKTVPDFAFNIDGEFDKTEFCSLLAYSNRVLPYINVMQFTSVQAIIDVVGNARRIHVIDLGMRIGSHWTVLMEYLSHRSVSSSIHRLQLLKITAVGMNGEELRKSGKRLQQLAKSLAIPFSYNIMEIPNIEEIKEGLFSVKSGEALAVYAPVVLRSLLYDPVLLDNLLSYIRRLRPMIMVNVEIEAQHNSPSFVNRFREVLFHCMTYFDLLDVTLKDRNDMKRVKHEELITGSQIRNMIVYEGKERTVRHVRNDVWRCFYKQAGFREKSFSFQAMYQARLLLGEHASGEYYTLESNGNAIVVKWKGSPLIALSA; encoded by the coding sequence ATGCCTGTTGACAATGGAATTCCTCTTTCTATATTGGATTATTCATTCAATGAGACAGACTGTAGTGAGCAGATACAATATCTACCCATAGCCATGGAGGACACCTTTGGTTTGTCAGACCGTGACAAGTTTCCTTCCGGGAAAGAGATGAATATTGAGAGCCAATTCGCAGCGAATAAACAGAAGATAAATGTATCCAACAATGGAATCGCTCCTCTTTCAATGTCAGATTATTCGCTCATGTCGTTGCCCTGCGAGTCAGATGGTACTGAGCTTGGCCAATATCTGACCGTGGACAACACCTTTGAGCTGCGGAAACATGAAATGTTTCCTTTTGGGGAGGAACTCAAGGGCCAGAATTCATTTCATATCTTTCCTCTTAATGAGGAACTGATAAACAATTGTACAATGTCTGGACAATTGAACGAAAATTATCACTCTGGGAATTCCCAGACACTAAATGATATTTCCGTGCCAGGGGAACAATATCGCGATGAGATGCTACCAAATAAGGATATCCTGTTGTCAAAGGAAATCTTGAATTGGGAAGGATCTGAGAGCGTAAGTGTATGCGCTAAGGATAGCTCCGATCACAAGGACATGAATGGAGAGGAAGAGAAGGGGCCGGAATTGGTTCAACTTCTGCTAGAGTCTGCACAAATGATAGGAGAGGGGAAATATGATCACGCTGTTGGACTGGTGAGTAAATGCCAAAATTCGTCTTGTCAGCTGGGGAATCCCACACAGAGGCTCAGCAATTATATGTGCAGTGCATTACAAGATAGAATAAAACGACAGACTCAAGGCATGCTAAATAACGGTGCTAAAACAGTCCCTGATTTTGCCTTCAATATTGACGGTGAATTTGACAAAACTGAGTTTTGTAGTCTCCTTGCTTACTCTAATAGAGTTCTGCCCTATATCAATGTGATGCAGTTCACGTCTGTGCAGGCAATCATAGACGTCGTGGGCAACGCCAGGAGAATTCATGTAATTGATCTAGGAATGCGAATTGGTTCGCACTGGACAGTATTGATGGAGTATCTTTCACACAGATCTGTTTCCTCTTCTATTCATAGGCTACAGCTTCTCAAGATTACAGCAGTTGGGATGAATGGTGAAGAGCTTAGGAAAAGCGGAAAAAGGCTTCAGCAGCTGGCTAAATCTTTGGCTATTCCGTTTTCGTACAATATTATGGAGATCCCTAACATAGAGGAGATTAAGGAAGGTTTATTCAGCGTTAAATCTGGTGAGGCGTTGGCAGTTTACGCTCCAGTTGTTCTGAGAAGTTTGTTATACGACCCGGTCCTTCTGGATAATCTCTTAAGTTACATAAGGAGACTGAGGCCAATGATAATGGTGAATGTTGAAATAGAAGCCCAGCATAATTCTCCATCTTTTGTGAATAGATTCAGAGAGGTGCTTTTCCATTGCATGACGTATTTTGATCTGTTGGATGTTACCTTAAAAGACAGAAATGACATGAAGAGGGTAAAGCATGAAGAATTAATTACTGGAAGTCAGATAAGGAATATGATAGTCTATGAGGGGAAAGAGAGGACTGTTAGGCATGTTAGAAATGATGTGTGGAGGTGTTTCTATAAACAAGCAGGGTTCAGGGAAAAGAGCTTCAGCTTCCAAGCTATGTATCAGGCTAGATTGTTACTAGGAGAACATGCTTCCGGAGAATATTATACTCTGGAATCCAATGGAAATGCCATAGTTGTAAAGTGGAAAGGATCACCACTAATTGCACTCTCTGCATGA